A region of Plectropomus leopardus isolate mb chromosome 16, YSFRI_Pleo_2.0, whole genome shotgun sequence DNA encodes the following proteins:
- the thbd gene encoding thrombomodulin, which yields MRAKHFVKQTKPHTAAARDNLKGQHRGCNMRDVTGLFVFVFLVGRAGGTEPSAGYCIGTQCFTVFQHPSDFPAAEDQCRDRNGHLMTVRSTVAHDIFNILLWNLTGRFWIGLRLPSGCPDATAALRGFQWVSGDSESDFFNWAPSFNSSCSAPHCVSVSQEDEFKWVQEPCREHADGFLCEYTFTDPCTFLAVAAGGSVTYKVPMGFEGEDVLSLPPGSIAIRMPAETKYVCFSRQWLQAPWSCEIQEGGCEHKCAEDPNNVPSCYCPSGQSVNPANKVTCEVDIDDPCLPLQCAHACYKAGDSYACMCDHGFKLAQDGRSCVDFNDCRDARQCPGENFVCVNTVGGFQCVCKDGYVMRGSLCVDVDECVSAPCEHMCTNTPGSYKCSCYDGYIEDPTAPNKCKLHCGKEECPAECDPNDRFQCYCPDGYVAEEREDHTVCIDIDECSFFYCDQDCKNTFGSYVCSCSRGYTLVGQYRCVKNEDDTDTDGSMEGSGVSTTPSIPSTSPAPQPEPTTQPSGVSVGGLVGIIVCTVFFIVLVVVVAHYLLSDKGKTESAKAPEGEAHGLHRVTSDA from the coding sequence ATGCgagcaaaacattttgtcaaacaaacaaagccgCACACTGCTGCAGCGCGCGACAACTTAAAGGGACAACACCGAGGCTGCAACATGAGGGATGTTACGGgactctttgtttttgtgttcctGGTGGGACGAGCCGGCGGGACGGAGCCTAGTGCTGGGTACTGCATCGGGACTCAGTGTTTCACTGTGTTCCAACATCCCAGCGACTTTCCAGCTGCAGAGGACCAGTGCAGAGACCGAAACGGACACTTGATGACCGTGCGCTCCACTGTGGCTCATGATATTTTCAACATCTTGTTGTGGAACTTAACGGGGCGCTTCTGGATCGGTTTACGTCTTCCGAGCGGCTGCCCGGACGCTACTGCTGCGCTCAGAGGGTTCCAGTGGGTGAGCGGAGACAGCGAGAGTGACTTCTTCAACTGGGCACCGAGTTTTaacagcagctgctctgctcCTCACTGCGTCTCAGTTTCACAGGAGGACGAGTTTAAATGGGTCCAGGAGCCATGCCGCGAGCACGCGGACGGGTTTCTCTGTGAGTACACCTTCACGGACCCGTGCACGTTTCTGGCGGTTGCAGCCGGTGGGTCTGTCACTTACAAGGTCCCCATGGGGTTTGAGGGCGAGGACGTGCTTTCTCTGCCGCCTGGAAGCATCGCCATCCGGATGCCGGCTGAGACTAAATACGTGTGCTTCTCCAGGCAGTGGCTGCAGGCGCCCTGGAGCTGTGAGATACAAGAAGGAGGCTGCGAGCACAAATGCGCAGAGGACCCCAACAATGTGCCCTCCTGCTACTGCCCGTCCGGACAGAGCGTCAACCCCGCAAATAAAGTCACCTGCGAAGTGGACATAGATGACCCGTGCCTGCCCCTGCAATGCGCGCACGCCTGCTACAAGGCCGGAGACTCGTACGCGTGCATGTGTGACCACGGGTTTAAACTGGCGCAGGACGGCAGGTCGTGCGTCGACTTCAATGACTGCAGGGACGCGCGGCAGTGTCCTGGGGAGAACTTCGTGTGCGTCAACACCGTCGGCGGCTTCCAGTGCGTGTGCAAGGATGGATACGTGATGAGAGGCAGTCTGTGCGTCGACGTGGATGAGTGCGTGTCCGCTCCATGTGAGCACATGTGCACCAACACTCCCGGCAGCTACAAGTGCTCCTGTTATGATGGATATATAGAGGACCCGACGGCGCCGAATAAGTGTAAACTGCACTGCGGAAAGGAGGAATGCCCCGCCGAGTGCGACCCCAACGACCGCTTCCAGTGCTACTGCCCGGACGGGTACGTGGCGGAGGAGCGGGAGGACCACACGGTGTGCATAGACATAGACGAGTGctctttcttttattgtgatcaagactgtaaaaacactttcGGCAGCTATGTGTGCTCGTGCTCTCGCGGATACACCCTGGTTGGTCAGTACAGGTGCGTAAAAAACGAGGATGATACGGACACAGATGGAAGCATGGAGGGCTCCGGGGTGAGCACGACTCCCAGCATCCCCTCAACATCACCCGCGCCACAACCGGAGCCAACAACTCAGCCTTCAGGAGTGTCGGTGGGGGGTCTCGTGGGGATAATAGTGTGCACTGTGTTTTTTATAGTGCTGGTGGTGGTTGTGGCTCACTACCTGCTCAGCGACAAAGGGAAGACAGAGAGCGCCAAAGCTCCAGAGGGCGAAGCGCACGGTTTACATCGAGTGACGAGTGACGcgtaa
- the LOC121955440 gene encoding toll-like receptor 5, whose product MWTSALQTIFIALYLQVPACYPLCTLAGLVANCASRHLHWVPALPPNITHLYLEFNYISEINSSALRGYDQLQQIDLGKQNVQLTIRNNSFFRQRKLTKLVLGFNKGLQLEPRAFAGLFKLQHLFLDNCNLADSILADSYLNPLLSLETLDLFGNEIVRLRPGQFFSTLTKFTKLNLKLNRIESLCEEDLVGFRGKYFTHLNLESNRLRYSKDFDWERCGNPFKGIAFDVLDLSTNGFSETTSRQFFKAIEGTSIAHLIFSGHLGKGFSYDNLPDPDESTFEGLINSSVYTFDLSKNRIFALQKAFLSPLKDAIIIDISLNKINQINRNAFDGLEGHLKLLNLSFNLLGEIYSHTFTKLTELRVLDLSYNHIGALGDKAFSGLPKLRALFLTGNSLRDLSSPSTLPNLEYLYLGNNRLTSLYNIEELGNNSVYVDVSDNRLTNLEDVYVILSNFRHLQKFFYGGNYVQWCTPRPKVTVPYNNSLYVLDLHACSLYIIWAQGKCLDMFDHLENLLGLNLSFNSLANLPQGIFNGLSSIREIDLSSNALTFLQADVFPVSLKYLDLSNNFVAHPDPVVLRSLSFLSLAENRFHCDCNLDSFLKWLNVTNVTVLGSSEEYRCEFPASLYNLPLQDYFTVSEPCEEDDEKSVQDLRCALFIFSAFLIITVVLSGIMYAHFRGHIFIIYKKIIGRVVEGPKPATSVDQVQYDAFLCFSNNDYGWVESALLMKLDHQFSEENNFRCCFEARDFLPGADHLSNIRDAIWGSRKTVCIVSKEFLKDGWCLEAFTLAQGRMLEELRNVLIMLVVGKMAHFQLMKNSTVRAFVQRREYLVWPEDPQDLDWFYERLISKILKDSKQTKSEPAQPDSQPQREDSIQIEHIRTTAM is encoded by the exons ATGTGGACATCGGCTCTTCAGActattttcattgctttataTCTACAG GTACCTGCGTGCTACCCATTATGCACTTTGGCTGGTCTTGTGGCTAATTGCGCCTCACGGCACCTCCACTGGGTTCCTGCTCTGCCTCCCAACATCACCCACCTCTACCTGGAGTTTAACTACATCAGTGAGATCAACAGCAGCGCGCTCAGAGGCTATGACCAGCTGCAACAAATAGATCTTGGGAAGCAGAATGTGCAGCTCACCATAAGGAACAACTCGTTTTTCAGGCAGAGAAAACTGACAAAGTTGGTCCTCGGCTTCAATAAAGGCCTTCAGTTGGAGCCAAGGGCTTTTGCTGGACTGTTCAAGTTACAACATCTGTTTTTGGATAATTGCAATTTGGCAGACTCCATACTGGCAGATAGCTATCTGAACCCGCTTTTATCCTTAGAAACACTTGATCTCTTTGGTAATGAAATAGTGAGACTCCGACCAggacagtttttttcaacacttacGAAATTCACAAAACTTAACCTTAAATTGAATCGTATTGAAAGTTTATGTGAAGAAGATCTTGTTGGTTTCAGGGGGAAATACTTCACACACCTGAACTTGGAATCAAATCGCTTGAGGTATAGTAAAGATTTTGACTGGGAAAGATGTGGGAACCCTTTCAAGGGGATAGCCTTTGATGTCCTTGACTTATCCACCAATGGATTCAGCGAGACCACGTCCAGAcagtttttcaaagcaataGAAGGTACTTCAATTGCGCATCTTATATTCTCGGGACACCTGGGCAAAGGCTTTTCATATGACAACCTTCCTGATCCAGATGAAAGCACATTTGAAGGCCTCATCAACAGTTCAGTCTACACTTTTGATCTGTCTAAAAACCGTATATTTGCTTTGCAGAAAGCTTTTTTAAGTCCTCTAAAGGATGCCATAATTATTGATATTTCCTTAAACAAAATCAATCAGATAAACAGAAATGCCTTTGACGGTCTTGAAGGACATCTAAAATTGCTCAATCTGTCCTTCAACCTCCTAGGAGAAATCTATTCTCACACATTCACCAAGCTGACAGAGCTTCGGGTGTTAGATTTGTCTTACAACCACATTGGTGCCTTAGGAGACAAAGCATTCAGTGGTCTTCCAAAATTACGAGCTTTGTTTTTGACAGGAAATTCACTGCGAGACCTGAGTTCTCCTTCAACGTTACCAAATTTAGAATATCTTTACTTGGGTAACAATAGGTTGACATCTCTGTACAATATCGAGGAATTGGGTAACAACAGTGTTTATGTGGATGTTTCAGACAACAGACTTACAAACTTGGAGgatgtttatgtcattttaagtaatttccgTCACCTTCAAAAATTCTTTTATGGTGGCAACTACGTCCAATGGTGCACACCAAGGCCGAAAGTTACAGTGCCTTATAATAACAGTTTATATGTGCTGGATCTTCATGCATGTTCCTTGTATATCATTTGGGCTCAGGGGAAGTGCCTTGACATGTTTGATCATCTAGAGAATCTGCTGGGTCTAAATTTGAGCTTCAACTCACTTGCGAATCTCCCACAAGGAATTTTCAATGGTCTAAGCTCAATCAGAGAAATCGACCTCTCATCTAATGCCTTAACTTTTCTGCAGGCAGATGTGTTCCCGGTCAGCCTGAAATATCTTGACCTCTCAAATAACTTTGTAGCCCACCCGGACCCTGTAGTGTTGAGGTCCCTCAGCTTCCTTAGCCTGGCTGAAAATCGGTTTCACTGTGATTGTAATCTGGACAGCTTCCTGAAGTGGCTGAACGTGACCAATGTAACCGTCCTGGGTTCAAGTGAAGAGTACAGATGTGAGTTTCCAGCATCACTCTACAACCTTCCTCTGCAGGATTACTTCACAGTCAGTGAACCATGTGAGGAAGATGACGAAAAGTCAGTCCAAGATCTCAGGTGTGCTCTCTTCATCTTCTCTGCTTTCCTCATTATCACGGTTGTCCTCAGTGGGATTATGTACGCCCATTTCCGAGGGCACATATTCATCATCTATAAAAAGATCATTGGTAGGGTTGTTGAGGGCCCAAAACCAGCAACTTCTGTGGACCAAGTGCAGTATGATGCCTTCCTCTGCTTTAGCAACAATGACTACGGGTGGGTTGAGTCTGCTTTGCTTATGAAGCTGGATCACCAGTTTTCAGAGGAGAATAACTTCCGCTGCTGCTTCGAAGCCAGAGACTTCCTGCCAGGTGCAGATCACCTTTCCAACATCAGAGATGCCATCTGGGGCAGCAGGAAGACTGTGTGCATTGTCTCCAAAGAATTCCTTAAAG ATGGTTGGTGCTTGGAGGCGTTCACTTTGGCCCAGGGCCGGATGCTGGAAGAGCTGAGAAACGTCCTGATTATGTTGGTGGTAGGGAAG ATGGCTCACTTCCAGCTGATGAAGAACAGCACAGTCAGAGCGTTCGTCCAGAGGAGAGAGTACCTGGTTTGGCCGGAGGACCCTCAGGACCTGGACTGGTTTTATGAGCGGCTCATCTCAAAGATACTCAAAGACTCGAAGCAGACCAAATCTGAGCCTGCACAGCCGGACAGCCAACCTCAGAGGGAGGACAGCATCCAAATTGAGCACATCAGAACAACCGCCATGTGA
- the LOC121955631 gene encoding thrombomodulin-like has protein sequence MTSTALSLLLCALFLCGLEETVRAHRGYCAGNECFALFQDPEDYAGAQKSCKDSGGQLSPYMHEYFRKTIKSPVSGSFWFKGKADECNQSCCSVSVSAEQDLSTKEKPCSNTLDGFVCQYTLEEPCGSLQAGEGAQVRYSQPLDFDLDDSETFPRGTIAVAEKLGGKYPDSKHVCFSSRWIRAPWNCEVLKGGCEQECTSTSSKTHTCTCPAGKTLHANKFTCTDGPCALNPCKDEGEKCEVSEGGFNCTCKDGFVREDGVCVNVTICLKCEHMMCDKVNGVYECGCRKGFRVSAHDPTKCEVICTGRDCPCIRSEDKCFCPEGYVKDTPDTTNSQPFCTDIDECESDRCDQKCENSYGSYRCSCDENFKLDHDEHTCVRIEDNEEGSGFTPSYPAPPSPHPAVVPSYIKTGSVLGITVFMALCAGLLFFLIRNAIKRCGKFELSSIKHADIFYLQQVTTETYKRLSFDKPFKNDSQILKSQL, from the coding sequence ATGACTTCAACAGCACTGTCTTTGCTGCTTTGTGCGCTTTTCCTCTGCGGACTGGAGGAAACGGTCCGGGCTCACCGCGGATATTGCGCCGGGAATGAGTGTTTTGCGCTTTTCCAGGATCCCGAGGATTATGCAGGCGCACAGAAAAGCTGCAAAGACTCGGGCGGACAGTTATCACCGTATATGCATGAATATTTTAGGAAGACAATAAAGAGTCCGGTAAGCGGGAGTTTCTGGTTTAAAGGCAAAGCAGACGAATGTAACCAAAGTTGCTGTTCAGTCTCCGTGTCCGCGGAACAGGACTTGTCAACCAAGGAGAAGCCGTGCAGCAACACATTGGACGGATTTGTGTGCCAATATACCCTCGAGGAGCCGTGCGGTTCGTTGCAGGCAGGTGAAGGCGCACAGGTGAGGTACAGCCAGCCTCTGGACTTCGACTTGGACGATTCGGAAACGTTTCCTCGCGGAACCATCGCCGTGGCGGAAAAGCTCGGCGGTAAATATCCAGACTCTAAACACGTGTGTTTCTCCAGCCGTTGGATTCGAGCTCCCTGGAACTGTGAGGTACTTAAGGGCGGTTGTGAGCAGGAGTGCACCTCCACATCATCAAAAACGCACACGTGCACATGTCCTGCGGGGAAAACTCTCCATGCGAATAAATTCACCTGCACTGACGGCCCGTGCGCTTTGAACCCGTGCAAGGATGAGGGTGAGAAGTGTGAGGTCTCAGAGGGAGGTTTTAATTGCACATGCAAAGATGGCTTTGTGAGGGAGGATGGAGTGTGCGTAAACGTCACTATTTGTTTGAAGTGTGAGCACATGATGTGCGATAAGGTCAATGGGGTGTATGAGTGTGGATGCAGGAAGGGGTTCAGGGTGTCAGCGCACGACCCCACCAAGTGTGAGGTGATCTGCACCGGGAGAGACTGTCCCTGCATCAGGAGTGAGGATAAATGTTTCTGCCCTGAGGGCTACGTTAAAGACACCCCAGACACAACCAACAGTCAACCCTTCTGCACAGACATCGATGAATGTGAGTCTGATCGGTGTGATCAGAAGTGTGAAAACTCATACGGTAGTTACAGATGTTCCTGTGACGAGAACTTCAAGCTGGACCATGACGAGCACACATGTGTACGCATCGAAGACAACGAGGAGGGATCAGGCTTCACCCCTTCATACCCAGCTCCCCCCAGCCCTCACCCAGCTGTGGTGCCCTCCTACATCAAGACCGGCAGTGTCCTGGGCATCACTGTGTTCATGGCGCTGTGTGCCGGGCTGCTCTTCTTCCTGATCCGAAACGCCATCAAACGTTGCGGCAAATTTGAGCTCTCCTCCATCAAACATGCAGATATTTTCTATCTGCAGCAGGTGACCACAGAGACGTACAAGAGGCTATCCTTCGACAAACCATTTAAAAACGACTCGCAGATACTGAAATCACAGCTGTAG